Genomic window (Aquimarina sp. BL5):
GTTCTACTTCAGTTTTTATGAATTGGTTTCTCGTGGAAAGAAATTTGGTTAAGTGTCTCTTTAAAAATAATTTATCAAAAAATCTTCCAAAAGAGCCATAAGGCGTTTTGTACTCCAAAAAGTCGATCATTTCAGTTCCGCTTATTGTTTCTTTAAAAATATGTTGATGTTTAAAACTTTTAAAATGACCTTGAACCATTTCATCAATAAAGTAGGTTGGATATCTTAAAGAAGTAATTTTGCTTTGGTGAGTCAGATATAGTCCAAAATGTTTTCCTCTCCAAGTCACGGTTTCATATAAATCTATCAATCCAGAGGTTCTTCCTGCGATA
Coding sequences:
- a CDS encoding SRPBCC family protein, whose protein sequence is MTTIQLCTIIQAPLESVFDAARNIDLHMNSAKKTKEKAIAGRTSGLIDLYETVTWRGKHFGLYLTHQSKITSLRYPTYFIDEMVQGHFKSFKHQHIFKETISGTEMIDFLEYKTPYGSFGRFFDKLFLKRHLTKFLSTRNQFIKTEVERSTIG